A genomic region of Miscanthus floridulus cultivar M001 chromosome 3, ASM1932011v1, whole genome shotgun sequence contains the following coding sequences:
- the LOC136544457 gene encoding uncharacterized protein: MRHCWLPSLAVEVWSGFRNRNLYGVPGFLCRVVARVAYDRRKRYKTKDWRMTHSAHIHSWQNMVRHPVHTGPPHDQHTFDEYLWWLHRSTRTHIKPPYIEEVIDEDSEEDVIEDVYDVTTVEDTQLQRVPLQRYVKVKKSCRKLAQKLSCMDTPNEELPLPSRNSTNPFSRSERRDWANLGDGPAGLIAELVLAKDVADYVRFRAVCRAWRRCSPDPRSQRCFGDSRYHPRLWIMLDKAAARTRRRRFLNLSTGECVRMDLPELEKHALLALTPEGLILLLDEPTRVVRLLNPLTRQLTDLPPVTALLKPECQLDRNLGKIIKVDGAGIVDDASTVAVSFGCPKVLVVAKPGDERWALVDSSRRFRSVLPFAGRFYCATRGGIEVLNASTNQQETPRLLTAIDWGRSLHVSEMMNDSLHLVDNAGDLMLVHRMLRCTHIDTYERRWAVYRVDLDGGVLVPAKSLGGRAVFVGFFRTVSVSVDAFDIAADTLYFGYECGGDASYNLGS; the protein is encoded by the exons ATGCGCCATTGCTGGCTCCCTTCGCTAGCAGTGGAGGTGTGGAGTGGCTTCCGAAACCGAAACCTTTATGGAGTTCCTGGCTTTCTCTGCCGCGTCGTCGCGCGCGTCGC gtatgaccgcaggaagaggtacaagaccaaggattggcgcatgaCACACAGCGCGCACATCCATTCATGGCAGAACATGGTACGACATCCGGTCCATACGGgccctccacacgaccagcacaccttcgacgagtacctgtggtggcttcacaggtctacaaggacacatatcaagcccccgtacattgAGGAGGTGATTgatgaggactcggaggaagatgtcatcgaagatgtgtacgatgtTACCACTGTGgaggacacacaactacagagagtcccacttcaaagatacgtg aaggtgaagaagagctgcaggaagctagctcagaagctgagctgcatggacactcctaaTGAGGAACTGCCACTTCCGtcacg AAACTCAACTAATCCGTTCAGTAGGAGCGAAAGAAGGGACTGGGCGAACCTTGGAGACGGACCAGCCGGCCTGATCGCGGAGCTCGTCCTAGCAAAAGACGTGGCTGACTACGTCCGCTTCCGCGCCGTGTGCCGCGCGTGGCGGCGGTGCTCCCCGGATCCGCGATCGCAGCGCTGCTTCGGTGATAGCCGCTACCACCCCCGGCTGTGGATCATGCTCGACAAGGCCGCGGCgcgcacccgccgccgccgcttcctcaaccTCTCCACCGGCGAGTGTGTCCGGATGGACCTCCCGGAGCTGGAGAAGCACGCGTTGCTCGCGCTCACCCCCGAGGGCCTCATCCTGCTGCTCGACGAGCCCACCCGCGTTGTCCGCCTGCTTAACCCGCTCACGCGCCAGCTCACCGATCTGCCGCCGGTGACCGCGCTGCTGAAACCGGAGTGTCAGCTAGACAGGAATCTAGGAAAGATTATCAAGGTCGATGGCGCCGGCATCGTCGATGATGCCTCCACGGTGGCAGTCAGCTTCGGTTGCCCCAAAGTGCTCGTCGTCGCTAAGCCCGGCGACGAGCGCTGGGCCTTGGTTGACAGCAGCAGACGCTTCCGATCGGTTTTACCGTTCGCAGGTCGCTTCTACTGTGCCACCCGCGGGGGCATCGAGGTTCTGAACGCCAGCACAAACCAGCAGGAGACGCCGAGGCTGCTGACGGCCATCGACTGGGGCCGGTCATTACATGTCTCTGAAATGATGAACGATAGTCTTCACCTGGTGGATAACGCCGGGGACTTGATGCTGGTGCACCGCATGTTGCGATGCACCCATATCGATACCTACGAGAGGAGGTGGGCGGTGTACAGGGTGGATTTGGACGGCGGCGTCCTGGTTCCGGCCAAGAGTCTCGGCGGGCGAGCGGTGTTCGTGGGCTTCTTCCGCACGGTTTCTGTGTCGGTGGACGCCTTTGATATCGCTGCTGATACTCTCTACTTTGGGTACGAGTGTGGTGGTGATGCCTCGTACAATCTTGGGAGCTGA